In Shewanella sp. VB17, a single genomic region encodes these proteins:
- a CDS encoding CpaF family protein, with protein sequence MFGRKTLTQQSLTSHVNTVRGNSSVKDSERQQSRFELIHTEVMLTIEPAVVVQLSREELETRTFEAVGDIALRHQLPMGGQEQKQMMLRLVDEMLGLGPLQVLIDDPNITDIMVNGHKEVFIEHNGKLKSAQISFRDEEHVLNLARRIVSRIGRRIDETNPMVDARLPDGSRVNVLIPPLALDGTCISIRKFSHNKRSLSQLAELGAMSSDMVTLLDIIARCRVNVLISGGTGAGKTTLLNAMSFGFSPDERIITIEDAAELKLAQPHVIRIETRPANTEGLEAVDQRHLLKNALRMRPDRIILGEVRGAEALDMMQAMNTGHDGSMCTLHANSPPDALIRLENMLLMAEVHLPATALRRQIAGTIDIIVQIERMRDGLRRVTHITEVVGLEGEQYLTRDLFSFDYQMQSSQGNVVGQFVSGNIVPHFIEKARYYQLDTRLKQVMGVN encoded by the coding sequence ATGTTTGGACGGAAAACACTGACTCAGCAGAGCCTGACATCTCACGTCAATACAGTACGGGGAAATAGTTCAGTAAAGGATTCAGAGCGACAACAGAGTCGATTCGAGCTTATTCACACAGAGGTGATGCTGACGATCGAGCCTGCGGTGGTGGTGCAATTATCCCGGGAAGAACTCGAGACCCGCACTTTTGAGGCCGTGGGGGACATTGCGCTGCGCCATCAACTGCCTATGGGAGGACAAGAACAAAAACAAATGATGCTTCGTTTGGTGGATGAGATGCTAGGGCTGGGGCCATTACAAGTATTGATCGATGATCCTAATATCACCGATATCATGGTCAATGGTCATAAAGAAGTGTTTATTGAACATAACGGTAAGCTCAAATCTGCCCAGATAAGCTTTCGTGATGAGGAGCATGTACTTAACTTAGCACGCCGTATTGTGAGTCGGATAGGACGAAGGATTGATGAAACCAATCCGATGGTTGATGCTCGCTTACCCGATGGGAGTCGGGTCAATGTGCTTATTCCGCCGCTTGCGCTGGATGGCACCTGTATTTCAATTCGTAAGTTTAGCCATAATAAACGGAGCTTAAGCCAGTTAGCTGAACTGGGTGCTATGTCAAGTGACATGGTTACCTTGCTTGATATCATTGCACGTTGTCGAGTCAATGTATTGATATCTGGTGGCACAGGTGCAGGTAAGACCACATTATTAAATGCCATGTCATTTGGTTTCTCACCCGATGAGCGGATCATTACCATCGAAGATGCGGCTGAATTGAAATTGGCACAACCTCATGTGATACGCATTGAAACGCGTCCCGCGAATACGGAAGGTTTGGAAGCTGTCGATCAGCGCCATTTACTAAAGAATGCTCTTCGTATGCGACCTGATCGTATTATTCTTGGTGAGGTTCGTGGTGCAGAGGCACTGGATATGATGCAAGCGATGAATACAGGCCATGATGGCTCCATGTGTACGTTGCATGCGAATTCACCGCCAGATGCGTTGATAAGATTAGAAAATATGTTATTGATGGCTGAAGTTCACTTACCTGCCACCGCATTACGCCGTCAGATCGCGGGCACTATCGACATTATTGTGCAGATAGAGCGGATGCGAGATGGTTTACGTCGAGTGACGCATATTACTGAAGTGGTTGGATTGGAAGGGGAGCAGTATCTTACTCGTGATCTCTTTAGTTTTGATTATCAAATGCAGTCTAGTCAGGGGAATGTGGTTGGGCAGTTTGTGTCCGGTAACATAGTTCCTCACTTTATCGAAAAAGCGAGATATTATCAGTTAGATACCCGTCTAAAACAAGTGATGGGAGTGAATTGA
- a CDS encoding protein-disulfide reductase DsbD domain-containing protein, translating to MRRLLILSCFMISVFSQAQTQKEFLPVQQAFPYSQTTADNVLTVTFDTAPGYYLYQQRLSFKSISSELSLGDPVFSIVAQEKHDPHFGKVRVYRQPLTVRIPFKGQGKAKVRFQGCADEGLCYMPQNKLIALQSK from the coding sequence ATGAGACGATTACTTATCTTATCTTGTTTTATGATCAGCGTGTTCAGTCAGGCACAAACTCAAAAAGAGTTTTTACCTGTGCAGCAGGCTTTTCCTTACAGTCAAACTACAGCCGACAATGTGTTGACCGTAACGTTTGATACCGCCCCAGGGTATTACCTTTATCAGCAGCGTCTGTCGTTTAAGTCTATTTCTTCCGAGCTTAGCTTGGGTGATCCTGTTTTTTCTATTGTGGCGCAGGAGAAACATGATCCCCATTTTGGTAAGGTGAGGGTTTATCGCCAGCCGCTGACGGTGCGCATTCCCTTTAAGGGGCAGGGCAAGGCGAAAGTGCGCTTTCAGGGTTGCGCTGATGAAGGGTTATGTTATATGCCTCAGAATAAACTGATAGCGTTACAGTCTAAGTAA
- a CDS encoding type II secretion system F family protein has product MLALLVMLLGGSLIVSVMSCWHYYGQYRLKCARLLIVSVAKTRDKSVSKSLFGLEQETSPWLRWLKRLESRIDNLFGVKGKVFLYVGLIVAGVSSWLMSGFLPYYVRFILVLIVPAVAFLGFFWFMRTAQLKQFDHAFPQVLGQLSRAVAAGISVPQAIAQVSEYQQGFLCREFELISDSLTIGISLKQALQQASHRLPYASFHFFTVALILNQENGGQLREVLYRLGRTLHDNSAIKMKIKSLTAEPRITALILASLPLVLIGIMCFKNPSSFAILIDTPVGQYVLLYVLSSIVLGLSIINVLTKVRP; this is encoded by the coding sequence ATGCTGGCTCTACTTGTCATGCTTCTGGGAGGGAGTCTCATTGTGAGTGTGATGTCATGCTGGCATTACTATGGTCAATATCGCTTGAAGTGCGCTCGTTTGTTAATCGTGTCTGTGGCGAAGACTCGAGATAAATCAGTGTCTAAATCTCTCTTTGGCTTGGAGCAAGAGACCAGTCCTTGGCTACGCTGGCTAAAAAGGCTAGAGTCCCGCATTGATAATTTGTTTGGGGTTAAGGGGAAAGTATTTTTGTACGTAGGGCTCATTGTCGCAGGTGTTAGCAGTTGGCTAATGAGCGGTTTTTTACCCTATTATGTTCGCTTTATACTGGTATTGATTGTTCCTGCTGTTGCTTTTTTAGGTTTTTTTTGGTTTATGCGCACGGCACAACTGAAACAATTTGATCACGCTTTTCCTCAGGTATTAGGCCAATTGTCTCGTGCTGTTGCTGCGGGGATTTCTGTACCTCAAGCGATTGCTCAGGTGTCAGAATATCAACAGGGTTTTCTCTGCCGAGAGTTTGAGTTGATCAGTGACAGCTTGACCATTGGCATCAGCCTTAAACAAGCTTTGCAGCAGGCTTCTCATCGTTTGCCTTATGCCAGTTTTCATTTTTTTACCGTCGCATTGATTTTAAACCAAGAGAACGGTGGTCAATTACGCGAAGTGCTCTACAGACTGGGGCGAACCTTACACGATAACAGTGCCATTAAGATGAAGATAAAGAGTCTGACCGCTGAGCCTAGAATAACGGCATTGATTTTAGCCAGTTTGCCATTGGTATTAATTGGGATCATGTGTTTTAAGAATCCAAGCTCTTTCGCTATTTTAATTGATACGCCAGTGGGTCAGTATGTGTTGCTCTATGTGTTGTCTAGCATAGTCTTAGGCCTAAGTATTATTAATGTGCTGACGAAGGTGAGGCCATGA
- a CDS encoding TlpA disulfide reductase family protein, whose translation MFKKYMFIVSLLFVGQMFSTPALGYQQGELLSSKALQKLDLNPNELTIIDFFAQWCVSCRVELPEVEILSRQLIGRGVNIVGVDVDEDVDVGLAFQQELGLTFRVVADPDQELVTDFEPTGMPALYYVYQGKVLKVRYGAIDHIRQVMITDIKSLDLSGTKDDK comes from the coding sequence ATGTTTAAGAAATATATGTTCATCGTGTCTTTGCTGTTTGTTGGGCAAATGTTTTCGACACCGGCGTTGGGTTATCAGCAAGGAGAATTGCTGTCATCTAAGGCTCTGCAGAAGCTGGATCTTAACCCAAATGAGTTAACCATTATCGATTTCTTTGCTCAGTGGTGTGTGTCATGCCGTGTCGAGCTACCTGAGGTCGAGATATTATCTCGTCAGTTAATCGGTCGGGGAGTCAATATTGTTGGTGTGGATGTTGATGAGGATGTCGATGTTGGTTTGGCATTTCAGCAGGAGTTGGGACTCACTTTTCGTGTGGTAGCCGATCCGGATCAGGAATTGGTCACGGACTTTGAACCTACAGGAATGCCAGCCTTGTATTACGTCTATCAAGGCAAGGTACTTAAGGTGAGATACGGTGCCATCGATCACATCAGACAGGTGATGATTACTGACATAAAGTCTTTGGATCTTTCGGGAACAAAGGATGACAAATGA
- a CDS encoding lipopolysaccharide assembly protein LapB, translated as MKPLISLLLILLIGCSASPISVSVNDRHLAEVAMVNGRPQSAVAIYQSLLQSAPQDVELLYLLGSAYNLSGEYEMALHHLTDASRINHEAGYASRGEILREIGRARLASGDIPEAMKALKQASSLLPDDAITYNTLGVCYALNQTYQQAREAFNAALVIEPSSLEYRNNLALAWILDDKPQQGINVIYPSYLRGKSTAKLRQNLALAFAMKGDMEAAKTIAKQDLTKAELARNLDFYGQWQVRAL; from the coding sequence ATGAAACCGTTAATATCGTTACTTTTGATTCTTCTTATTGGCTGCAGTGCTTCCCCCATATCAGTCAGTGTTAATGATAGGCATTTGGCTGAGGTGGCGATGGTTAATGGTCGCCCACAGAGTGCTGTGGCTATCTATCAATCTTTGCTCCAAAGTGCACCGCAAGATGTAGAGCTGCTTTATTTGTTAGGCAGCGCCTATAACTTGAGTGGAGAGTATGAAATGGCATTGCATCATTTAACAGATGCCAGTCGTATTAACCATGAGGCTGGCTACGCCAGTCGAGGAGAAATTTTACGAGAAATCGGTCGTGCTAGACTCGCTTCTGGCGATATACCTGAGGCAATGAAGGCATTAAAGCAAGCCAGTTCATTATTACCTGATGATGCCATTACTTACAATACACTTGGTGTGTGTTATGCCTTGAACCAAACATACCAACAGGCTCGTGAGGCTTTTAATGCTGCGCTTGTTATCGAACCTAGTAGTCTTGAATATCGCAATAATTTAGCGCTGGCTTGGATACTTGATGATAAACCACAACAAGGTATCAATGTTATTTACCCCAGTTACCTACGGGGTAAGAGCACGGCTAAATTACGCCAAAACCTTGCACTGGCTTTTGCGATGAAAGGGGATATGGAGGCAGCCAAAACGATTGCCAAACAAGATTTAACGAAGGCGGAGTTGGCGCGCAATTTAGATTTTTACGGTCAGTGGCAGGTGAGGGCGCTGTGA
- a CDS encoding TadE/TadG family type IV pilus assembly protein: MKSKQAGSQTLEFALTFIPFFVLLLLVVELCRFMLTANLLDAALSTAARQVVRVDDKQDILQLLRQEIDEQNWPLFDNGRMELEGRYYVDFNALVLNHFTSDYQGQMYGEYQLTYAYQMLSIEGFGNNSSAIKQFERTVLVAHERR; the protein is encoded by the coding sequence GTGAAATCGAAACAAGCGGGCAGTCAAACCCTAGAATTTGCGTTGACCTTTATTCCTTTTTTCGTGCTGTTATTGTTGGTGGTTGAGCTGTGCCGATTTATGTTAACGGCAAATTTACTGGATGCGGCATTATCAACAGCGGCGAGGCAAGTGGTTAGGGTTGATGATAAGCAAGATATTTTGCAATTGTTGAGGCAAGAGATCGATGAGCAGAATTGGCCACTGTTTGACAATGGCAGAATGGAACTTGAAGGTCGCTATTATGTTGATTTTAACGCCTTAGTATTAAATCATTTTACGTCAGACTATCAGGGGCAAATGTACGGAGAGTATCAGCTTACTTATGCTTATCAGATGTTGTCCATAGAAGGTTTTGGCAATAATAGTAGTGCTATCAAGCAGTTTGAGAGGACAGTGTTGGTGGCCCATGAGAGACGTTAA
- a CDS encoding DUF4266 domain-containing protein: MNRMNKLSLITVLFCMPFSMTAIAGLDIDLSDLDEVHKSVELENKRQNLTQDPQEVQDKVSDNGRYRASTRVSSSVYLSQGSATSQRRNVELVVPKKTSLGLSEPESLLSGSVFTTELSSDLTPSIDLEERKDESMLSFIDEWLGIDPVKPWEKGTLADKAMKPGGVVPEFDRFSEKVFSYKQGSVGGSGVGGGGCGCN; encoded by the coding sequence ATGAACAGGATGAATAAACTAAGCCTAATAACGGTGCTTTTTTGCATGCCATTCAGTATGACTGCGATTGCTGGATTAGATATCGATCTGAGTGATTTGGATGAGGTGCATAAATCAGTTGAGCTTGAGAATAAGCGTCAAAATCTCACTCAGGATCCACAAGAAGTACAAGATAAGGTCAGTGATAATGGACGTTATCGGGCATCCACACGAGTCTCTTCTTCGGTGTATTTAAGCCAAGGCTCAGCGACTAGCCAGAGACGTAATGTCGAGTTGGTTGTGCCTAAAAAAACAAGTTTAGGGCTGTCTGAGCCTGAATCCTTACTCAGTGGCAGTGTTTTTACTACTGAACTGTCCTCTGATCTCACACCATCAATAGACCTTGAAGAGCGAAAAGATGAGTCGATGTTGTCATTTATTGATGAGTGGTTAGGGATTGATCCTGTCAAACCGTGGGAAAAAGGCACTTTGGCTGATAAAGCAATGAAGCCTGGTGGAGTCGTGCCCGAGTTTGATCGCTTCTCCGAGAAGGTTTTTTCTTATAAACAGGGGTCGGTCGGTGGCAGTGGTGTGGGTGGGGGTGGCTGCGGTTGTAATTAA
- a CDS encoding DUF3570 domain-containing protein, translated as MSKKLTLTMLSGVAVSSLGALSLPVDVEAADHISIHHMNFEEYGDKVKAGDNIMSIEKNFGLDWTLTAELGYDTVSGASPAWGPTTPVSGNQDALNRAEKTQLAQDNTAEVIRAGYDPYRDGYVVQAYELEDTRYSSSANLTYRDEQRDEWSLGLNYGQEEDYKSMGINGQVLIYADSRKNRSYTIGTALLFDKTLAFQEYKDFGNAQEWQNIVNGDVELGLSQIFTSNFYATLTLFAGYKSGYLSNHYLTVQREIDLDDNGTIADDEVFLAQDTRPDKRVSGGINIQTFYSVSSAVVVRPRYKYFSDDWGVSSHQIGGKLGIELLDWLTLTPGYFWYTQTAADFFIDPSATDPSFAATGYATSDLRLGNFNTNAYELGISVQASQRLRFNALAAYYDRSNGYESQWWVVGATYEF; from the coding sequence ATGAGTAAAAAATTAACATTAACCATGCTAAGCGGCGTAGCAGTTTCAAGTTTAGGTGCATTATCGTTACCTGTAGATGTTGAGGCGGCAGATCATATTTCAATTCATCACATGAACTTTGAGGAGTACGGCGATAAGGTTAAGGCTGGTGACAATATTATGTCTATCGAGAAAAACTTCGGCTTGGATTGGACCCTGACAGCAGAGCTCGGCTATGACACGGTATCCGGCGCCTCCCCAGCTTGGGGACCAACCACTCCCGTGTCCGGTAATCAAGATGCATTAAATCGAGCTGAAAAAACTCAATTAGCACAAGACAATACAGCAGAAGTGATCCGTGCAGGTTATGACCCATATCGAGATGGGTATGTGGTGCAGGCTTATGAACTTGAAGACACTCGCTATTCTAGCAGTGCAAATCTGACATACAGAGACGAGCAACGCGATGAATGGAGTCTTGGGCTTAATTACGGCCAAGAGGAAGATTATAAAAGCATGGGGATTAATGGTCAGGTATTGATCTATGCTGATAGTCGTAAAAATCGTTCTTACACCATAGGAACCGCCTTATTGTTTGATAAAACTTTAGCATTTCAGGAATATAAGGACTTTGGTAATGCTCAAGAGTGGCAAAATATTGTTAATGGTGATGTCGAACTTGGATTATCACAGATTTTCACGTCAAATTTCTATGCGACATTGACACTATTTGCCGGATACAAGTCGGGTTACTTGAGTAATCATTATCTGACGGTACAGCGTGAAATCGACCTAGATGATAATGGCACGATAGCAGATGATGAAGTGTTTCTGGCTCAAGATACTCGACCAGATAAACGTGTATCCGGCGGGATTAATATTCAGACTTTTTATAGTGTTAGCTCTGCAGTTGTGGTGAGGCCTAGATATAAGTATTTTAGTGATGATTGGGGGGTAAGTTCCCATCAAATTGGTGGTAAGTTAGGTATTGAACTTCTAGATTGGCTAACCTTAACGCCAGGTTATTTTTGGTACACTCAAACCGCAGCTGATTTTTTTATCGATCCTAGTGCGACAGATCCCTCATTTGCAGCAACAGGCTATGCTACGTCTGATTTACGTTTGGGTAACTTTAATACTAATGCCTATGAGCTTGGGATCAGTGTGCAGGCGAGTCAGCGACTGCGTTTCAATGCATTGGCGGCCTATTATGATAGAAGCAATGGTTATGAAAGTCAGTGGTGGGTCGTTGGGGCAACCTATGAGTTCTGA
- a CDS encoding type II secretion system F family protein produces the protein MMTLSLWVSFLLLLSGGILALVCNVKASQRDRVVIRLQAVNRGTIAFASPLTSIQSHLRVSNDIKALLLKAGFYSDRAASVFVMAKWLMTISCFIGWMSYSGFSFDSIIIAKGVMFAVIGGMSVEHWLKFRARLVSSRIAAATPDALDLMVICIESGLTLEAVFGRVGQEMGSFSPELAREWLITEAELRLLDSRAQALKNLARRTGIIEVENMVIALSQAEKYGSSMAKSMRLIASDSRQHQFLSLEEKVGKIPAKMSMPLVVLVMIPVVVLIVAPTIIALMTSIGEL, from the coding sequence ATGATGACATTATCCTTGTGGGTGTCGTTTCTGTTATTGCTGTCTGGGGGAATATTAGCCTTGGTTTGCAATGTTAAGGCGAGTCAGAGAGATAGAGTTGTCATACGCTTGCAGGCAGTGAATAGAGGCACCATTGCTTTTGCCTCACCGCTCACTTCGATTCAGTCTCATCTCAGAGTGAGCAATGATATTAAGGCGTTGTTACTCAAAGCGGGGTTTTATTCAGATCGGGCAGCCAGTGTTTTTGTGATGGCTAAATGGCTAATGACGATAAGTTGTTTTATTGGCTGGATGAGTTATTCGGGATTTAGCTTCGATAGCATCATCATCGCCAAAGGAGTGATGTTTGCTGTTATCGGCGGAATGTCGGTGGAACATTGGCTCAAGTTTAGGGCCAGACTCGTCTCTTCACGTATCGCCGCTGCCACACCAGATGCGCTTGATCTAATGGTGATATGCATTGAATCAGGTTTGACCTTAGAAGCTGTGTTTGGCCGAGTAGGACAAGAGATGGGGAGTTTTTCTCCTGAGCTGGCCAGAGAATGGTTGATCACCGAAGCTGAGTTACGTCTGCTTGATTCTCGTGCCCAAGCGTTGAAAAACTTAGCAAGACGGACAGGTATCATAGAGGTCGAAAATATGGTTATTGCCTTGTCTCAGGCAGAAAAGTACGGCAGTTCTATGGCGAAAAGTATGCGCCTTATCGCATCCGACAGCCGCCAGCATCAATTTTTGTCGTTGGAAGAAAAGGTCGGCAAGATCCCCGCAAAAATGTCCATGCCACTGGTTGTGTTAGTGATGATCCCTGTGGTAGTACTGATTGTTGCCCCTACAATCATTGCCCTTATGACGTCGATAGGTGAATTATGA
- the tadF gene encoding tight adherence pilus pseudopilin TadF, which translates to MRDVNVMGQYQQGLSIIALPIIVLVMVALGLLVFKINHALLIKAKLDRLSYSLATVISVEALALPLVTEKQVVTQVLADDLLSLVKRHLALRIKDRNTEIGIELEQLKFIGDKNRQQWHGFQSGAECQAKTGLSLLSDLSPLGTVEGFNVDRRADLFQVTLCLVGVKSVGSALGTMELRDFFDDYYKSSSLLNGRYYD; encoded by the coding sequence ATGAGAGACGTTAATGTGATGGGACAGTACCAGCAAGGCCTCAGTATTATCGCCTTACCTATTATTGTTCTCGTCATGGTCGCTTTGGGTTTATTGGTGTTTAAAATTAACCATGCATTACTCATTAAAGCCAAGTTAGATCGTTTGTCTTATTCGCTTGCGACAGTGATAAGTGTTGAAGCATTAGCGCTCCCTCTGGTCACAGAAAAGCAGGTCGTTACCCAAGTTTTAGCAGATGATTTACTTTCTTTAGTTAAGCGGCACTTAGCACTCAGGATTAAAGATAGAAATACCGAGATTGGTATTGAATTAGAGCAGCTCAAATTTATAGGCGACAAAAATCGTCAACAATGGCATGGATTTCAGTCAGGAGCTGAATGTCAGGCAAAGACGGGGTTGTCACTGCTTAGCGACTTGTCTCCTTTAGGAACTGTGGAAGGATTTAATGTAGATCGGCGTGCGGATTTATTTCAAGTAACCCTTTGTTTAGTTGGTGTTAAGTCGGTCGGTAGTGCGCTGGGGACGATGGAGCTGAGAGATTTTTTCGATGACTATTATAAGAGTTCTTCACTTTTGAATGGCAGGTATTATGACTAA
- a CDS encoding FAD:protein FMN transferase, with amino-acid sequence MSSDAGYHYRFTAMTVPCEIILFADAAQLLAVTIENNTRRLEAKYNFHDKRSWLTQQVNDRQVNKVKLDDETAAILACVRQYCIATEGVFDMTIGSLKYQQISQSTQSREQLYLDLAPYMGLANWSIDGNWLNFCHYQTRFDLGGVIKECAVDQAVDLAKSAGATGVLINFGGDIRTFGHKPDGSAFIVAVVNPKDNQQAFFSLPLNNQALTTSAHYQRRYQFNDEQTSHILSKDGVHPQILSSTVVADTALEAGIYSTALTIKPTLDVPETVGFAFIDDTLTLHQDVEFIQL; translated from the coding sequence ATGAGTTCTGATGCTGGTTATCATTATCGCTTTACTGCCATGACGGTGCCTTGTGAAATCATATTGTTCGCTGATGCTGCTCAATTGCTGGCTGTGACAATTGAAAATAATACCCGGCGTCTTGAAGCTAAATACAATTTTCACGATAAGCGTTCTTGGCTCACTCAGCAGGTTAACGATCGCCAAGTGAATAAAGTGAAGTTAGATGATGAGACCGCTGCCATTCTTGCCTGTGTGCGTCAATACTGTATCGCAACTGAAGGGGTTTTCGACATGACTATTGGTAGCCTTAAATATCAGCAGATCAGTCAGTCAACGCAGAGTCGAGAGCAGCTTTATCTCGACCTAGCACCTTATATGGGACTCGCTAACTGGTCGATTGACGGCAATTGGCTTAACTTTTGCCATTATCAGACGCGTTTTGATCTTGGTGGGGTGATTAAGGAATGCGCTGTCGATCAAGCGGTTGACTTGGCTAAGTCTGCTGGGGCGACAGGAGTATTAATTAATTTTGGTGGGGATATTCGCACCTTTGGTCACAAGCCAGATGGCAGTGCGTTTATTGTGGCAGTGGTTAATCCTAAAGATAACCAACAAGCTTTTTTTTCGTTGCCGCTGAATAACCAAGCATTGACGACCTCGGCTCATTATCAACGACGTTATCAGTTTAACGATGAGCAAACGTCACACATATTGTCTAAAGACGGTGTACATCCTCAGATCCTTTCTTCTACAGTGGTGGCCGATACGGCATTAGAGGCAGGAATATACAGCACAGCGTTAACGATAAAACCGACATTAGATGTGCCAGAGACGGTGGGCTTTGCCTTTATCGATGACACATTAACCCTTCATCAAGACGTGGAGTTTATTCAATTATGA
- a CDS encoding VWA domain-containing protein: MTKYLNRQRGDISLMFVICLPFMLSIIAVSILLAMYLLTVTRAGQAADAASLACGYAQRADQDLTVDFLNYYRPGFVAHDGEVLVSIDAKKRCSISASYRFNPVMMAFLPESVSSDVALSSASHSISHLVVNSRILPIDLALVLDISGSMSGQLPQLKRIITSAIEDIHQQDTDETGAVRFSLVPFQSGVGVINAPWMPESAGKITCVDGLSYGQHSVDYAATVDDLGKSAASLEIKTVSPSEWLDACSSDVTILPLTDDLKRVTKSVNALTTDGSTSSYQGLIWGVRTLLPQWQEEWQINPVESTDLVQRLILFTDGADQGTYLDDLIEQGLCRVIQSQFNIEMSFIGFDVDERRLQQFRECAGEMGKVYDAKNTQELAVFFQEALQTETKASLVLREESDN, from the coding sequence ATGACTAAATACCTCAACCGTCAGCGAGGGGACATCTCCTTGATGTTTGTGATCTGTTTGCCTTTTATGTTAAGCATCATCGCAGTTAGCATCTTATTGGCGATGTACTTGCTCACCGTGACGAGAGCAGGGCAGGCGGCTGATGCAGCATCGCTTGCATGCGGGTATGCACAGCGTGCTGATCAGGATTTAACGGTGGATTTTTTGAATTATTATCGCCCTGGATTTGTGGCTCATGATGGTGAAGTGCTGGTATCGATTGATGCAAAAAAGCGTTGTAGTATTTCGGCGAGTTACCGCTTCAATCCTGTGATGATGGCATTTCTTCCTGAATCTGTCAGTAGCGATGTGGCTCTTTCTTCTGCTAGCCATTCAATCTCACATCTCGTGGTTAATTCAAGAATTTTACCCATCGATCTTGCTTTGGTTTTAGATATCTCTGGCTCTATGTCCGGCCAGTTACCTCAATTGAAACGTATCATTACTAGTGCCATAGAAGATATTCATCAGCAAGATACGGATGAAACAGGTGCTGTGAGATTTTCATTGGTACCTTTTCAGAGTGGCGTTGGGGTGATTAATGCCCCCTGGATGCCAGAGTCAGCAGGGAAGATCACGTGTGTTGATGGCTTAAGTTATGGTCAACATTCGGTTGATTATGCTGCAACAGTAGATGATCTTGGCAAGTCTGCGGCCAGTTTGGAGATTAAAACGGTATCGCCCAGTGAATGGTTGGATGCCTGCAGTTCGGATGTGACTATTTTGCCGTTGACGGACGATCTTAAAAGAGTCACCAAAAGCGTTAATGCCTTGACCACCGATGGATCAACGTCTTCTTATCAAGGTTTGATATGGGGAGTGAGAACCTTGTTACCCCAATGGCAGGAAGAATGGCAGATCAACCCGGTTGAATCTACTGATTTAGTACAGCGGTTAATTTTGTTTACCGATGGTGCAGATCAAGGTACCTATTTGGATGATTTAATTGAACAAGGATTGTGTCGGGTTATTCAAAGCCAATTCAATATAGAGATGAGCTTTATTGGTTTTGATGTTGATGAGCGTCGTCTACAGCAGTTTAGAGAATGTGCCGGTGAGATGGGTAAGGTGTATGACGCGAAAAATACGCAAGAATTAGCCGTTTTTTTTCAGGAGGCTTTGCAGACGGAAACCAAAGCTAGCTTAGTGCTACGGGAAGAGAGTGACAATTGA